A stretch of the Sphingobacterium thalpophilum genome encodes the following:
- the tsaD gene encoding tRNA (adenosine(37)-N6)-threonylcarbamoyltransferase complex transferase subunit TsaD, with protein MAIILGIESSCDETSASICINGEIRSNVIATQAIHAKYGGVVPELASRAHQQNIIPTVEEAIRQAKINKNQIDAVSFTRGPGLLGALLVGTSFAKSFALARNIPLIDINHMQAHILAHFIDDPKPSFPFLCLTVSGGHTQIVLVKDYFEMELLGETLDDAAGEAFDKTAKILDLPYPGGPLIDKLAHEGNAGAFKLPEPQIPGLDFSFSGLKTAILYLVQDQIRLNPDFLKENIADLCASVQSRIVSILLNKLKKAAKQTGVKDIAIAGGVSANSGLRKELMEMGNKYRWNVFIPKFEYCTDNAAMIAIAGYYKYLAGDFVGQDVAPLARMHL; from the coding sequence ATGGCGATTATTTTAGGAATTGAATCTTCTTGTGATGAAACATCCGCTTCTATCTGTATAAACGGTGAAATTCGTTCAAATGTTATTGCCACCCAAGCTATCCACGCAAAATATGGTGGTGTTGTGCCTGAATTGGCTTCGCGTGCTCATCAACAGAATATTATCCCTACTGTGGAAGAAGCCATTCGTCAGGCAAAAATAAACAAAAATCAGATAGATGCAGTGAGTTTTACGCGGGGTCCGGGATTATTAGGTGCACTTTTAGTCGGAACCTCTTTTGCAAAATCATTTGCTCTCGCCCGAAACATCCCTTTGATTGATATCAACCATATGCAAGCACATATTTTGGCACATTTTATTGATGATCCCAAACCCAGTTTTCCTTTTTTATGTCTTACTGTTTCGGGGGGACATACGCAAATCGTACTTGTAAAGGATTACTTTGAGATGGAACTATTAGGGGAAACGCTGGACGATGCTGCTGGGGAAGCTTTTGATAAGACCGCGAAAATACTAGATCTTCCCTATCCAGGAGGGCCTCTTATTGATAAATTAGCCCATGAGGGTAATGCAGGAGCGTTTAAGTTACCTGAGCCTCAAATCCCTGGGCTCGATTTCAGTTTTTCAGGATTAAAGACCGCAATACTTTATCTTGTACAGGACCAGATAAGGTTAAATCCTGACTTCCTGAAGGAAAATATTGCTGATTTATGTGCAAGCGTCCAATCGCGTATTGTATCTATTCTGCTGAACAAATTGAAAAAGGCAGCGAAGCAGACTGGCGTAAAAGATATTGCCATTGCCGGTGGAGTGTCCGCGAATTCAGGACTAAGAAAAGAGTTGATGGAAATGGGAAATAAGTATCGTTGGAACGTTTTTATCCCCAAATTTGAGTACTGTACAGATAATGCAGCCATGATTGCTATTGCAGGTTATTATAAATATCTAGCCGGAGATTTCGTCGGACAGGATGTTGCTCCATTGGCACGCATGCATTTATAG